One Diospyros lotus cultivar Yz01 chromosome 1, ASM1463336v1, whole genome shotgun sequence genomic window carries:
- the LOC127810823 gene encoding uncharacterized protein LOC127810823 isoform X1, producing the protein MASPAVHQEPSRMRRRKFGGQQKREELEREVSVLRKMLDHEQKVQETLQRLNHQDQTRSLPIPHFLPPKVKELLAELDMVEGEIARLEAQIRQLQTDLSHEKEVTKDYKLKQYLHHATIKNPAGYSPLPSYNSHSATKAAAATATATGRMQFETKALHFISKAIKGDYNLNDFNVNIEKPRVISDHKESNNFRDDELAFQDQKVPKKSGILKPASPLREPSRNPTPIPRRERNVEFAIDFPPKSATNTAPSEEESIQKWPPNKLAENIMKCLIFIFVRLLRTSRAMELEKSGPISRSTNFSLSFRVDMASSNSKAALLQKEARQQDPYGIFDTEESIPRDIGPYKNLVMFTSSHLDPKCISNSSSVPLLQRLRILMNSLQKVDLRSLSYQQKLAFWINMYNACIMHGFLQYGVPSSPEKLLALINKATLSIGGNTINAHAIEHFILRKPESSILKEVYRKADKEDKEAMVRQLYGLESLDPNITFALCCGTRSSPAVRIYTAEGVVAELEKSKLEYLQASIMVMVTTSTKRIALPELLLRNMHDFAPNIDSLLEWLCHQLPTSGSLRKSMVDCFRGLANGKDVSAIVEKIPYDFEFQYLLSI; encoded by the exons ATGGCCAGTCCGGCGGTTCATCAAGAGCCATCCAGGATG AGGAGGAGGAAGTTCGGCGGACAGCAGAAGAGAGAAGAGCTTGAAAGAGAG GTCTCTGTGCTTCGCAAAATGCTAGATCATGAACAAAAGGTTCAAGAAACATTACAGCGCTTAAATCATCAAGACCAAACCAGAAGCTTACCTATTCCACACTTCCTTCCTCCAAAG GTAAAGGAGCTCCTAGCAGAGTTGGACATGGTTGAGGGAGAGATAGCTCGACTGGAAGCCCAAATCCGGCAGCTTCAAACCGATTTGAGCCATGAAAAGGAAGTCACGAAGGACTACAAACTCAAGCAATATTTGCACCATGCAACCATCAAAAACCCAGCCGGATATTCGCCGCTTCCATCGTATAATTCCCACTCTGCAACCAAAGCGGCggccgccaccgccaccgccactgGAAGGATGCAGTTCGAGACCAAGGCTTTGCATTTCATAAGCAAAGCAATAAAGGGCGATTACAACCTCAACGACTTCAACGTAAATATTGAGAAACCAAGAGTTATCTCCGATCACAAGGAAAGCAATAATTTCCGCGACGACGAGCTCGCATTTCAAGACCAGAAGGTTCCCAAGAAAAGCGGGATCCTGAAACCCGCCTCCCCCTTGCGGGAACCCAGTAGAAATCCAACTCCAATTCCAAGG AGAGAACGCAACGTAGAGTTCGCCATAGACTTCCCGCCAAAATCTGCAACCAATACAGCTCCCTCAGAAGAAGAGAGCATCCAGAAGTGGCCCCCCAACAAGCTGGCCGAGAATATCATGAAGTGTCTGATCTTCATCTTCGTGCGGCTGCTTCGGACATCAAGAGCCATGGAGCTGGAGAAATCGGGGCCCATTTCGAGGTCTACGAACTTCTCTTTGAGCTTCAGGGTTGACATGGCCAGCTCCAACTCGAAGGCCGCCTTGTTGCAGAAAGAAGCAAGGCAGCAAGATCCTTACGGTATATTTGACACCGAAGAATCTATTCCAAGGGACATAGGGCCTTACAAGAACTTGGTCATGTTCACTTCTAGTCATTTGGATCCCAAATGCATCTCCAACTCTAGCTCTGTTCCTTTGCTACAAAGGCTGAG GATTTTAATGAACAGTCTCCAGAAAGTAGATCTGAGATCGTTGAGTTACCAGCAAAAGCTAGCTTTTTGGATCAACATGTACAATGCTTGtatcatgcat GGATTTCTCCAATATGGAGTGCCTTCTAGCCCTGAAAAACTGCTTGCCCTAATCAACAAG gCAACGCTCAGCATTGGAGGAAATACCATCAATGCTCATGCCATCGAACATTTTATTCTTCGAAAGCCAGAATCTTCAATCTTAAAAGAG GTTTACCGCAAGGCAgataaagaagataaagaagcaaTGGTTCGCCAGCTTTACGGACTGGAGTCGTTGGATCCCAACATCACGTTCGCCCTGTGCTGCGGAACTCGCTCTTCTCCGGCA GTGAGGATATACACAGCCGAAGGCGTGGTGGCGGAGCTGGAGAAATCAAAGCTGGAATACCTGCAAGCTTCGATCATGGTAATGGTGACCACGAGCACGAAGCGGATCGCTCTCCCGGAGCTTCTGCTCCGGAACATGCACGACTTCGCGCCGAACATCGACTCTTTGCTGGAGTGGCTGTGCCACCAGCTTCCGACGTCTGGCTCGCTCAGAAAATCCATGGTGGATTGCTTTAGAGGCCTCGCCAACGGCAAGGACGTTTCCGCTATCGTCGAGAAGATTCCCTATGATTTTGAGTTTCAGTATCTCTTATCCATATAA
- the LOC127810823 gene encoding uncharacterized protein LOC127810823 isoform X2: MLDHEQKVQETLQRLNHQDQTRSLPIPHFLPPKVKELLAELDMVEGEIARLEAQIRQLQTDLSHEKEVTKDYKLKQYLHHATIKNPAGYSPLPSYNSHSATKAAAATATATGRMQFETKALHFISKAIKGDYNLNDFNVNIEKPRVISDHKESNNFRDDELAFQDQKVPKKSGILKPASPLREPSRNPTPIPRRERNVEFAIDFPPKSATNTAPSEEESIQKWPPNKLAENIMKCLIFIFVRLLRTSRAMELEKSGPISRSTNFSLSFRVDMASSNSKAALLQKEARQQDPYGIFDTEESIPRDIGPYKNLVMFTSSHLDPKCISNSSSVPLLQRLRILMNSLQKVDLRSLSYQQKLAFWINMYNACIMHGFLQYGVPSSPEKLLALINKATLSIGGNTINAHAIEHFILRKPESSILKEVYRKADKEDKEAMVRQLYGLESLDPNITFALCCGTRSSPAVRIYTAEGVVAELEKSKLEYLQASIMVMVTTSTKRIALPELLLRNMHDFAPNIDSLLEWLCHQLPTSGSLRKSMVDCFRGLANGKDVSAIVEKIPYDFEFQYLLSI; this comes from the exons ATGCTAGATCATGAACAAAAGGTTCAAGAAACATTACAGCGCTTAAATCATCAAGACCAAACCAGAAGCTTACCTATTCCACACTTCCTTCCTCCAAAG GTAAAGGAGCTCCTAGCAGAGTTGGACATGGTTGAGGGAGAGATAGCTCGACTGGAAGCCCAAATCCGGCAGCTTCAAACCGATTTGAGCCATGAAAAGGAAGTCACGAAGGACTACAAACTCAAGCAATATTTGCACCATGCAACCATCAAAAACCCAGCCGGATATTCGCCGCTTCCATCGTATAATTCCCACTCTGCAACCAAAGCGGCggccgccaccgccaccgccactgGAAGGATGCAGTTCGAGACCAAGGCTTTGCATTTCATAAGCAAAGCAATAAAGGGCGATTACAACCTCAACGACTTCAACGTAAATATTGAGAAACCAAGAGTTATCTCCGATCACAAGGAAAGCAATAATTTCCGCGACGACGAGCTCGCATTTCAAGACCAGAAGGTTCCCAAGAAAAGCGGGATCCTGAAACCCGCCTCCCCCTTGCGGGAACCCAGTAGAAATCCAACTCCAATTCCAAGG AGAGAACGCAACGTAGAGTTCGCCATAGACTTCCCGCCAAAATCTGCAACCAATACAGCTCCCTCAGAAGAAGAGAGCATCCAGAAGTGGCCCCCCAACAAGCTGGCCGAGAATATCATGAAGTGTCTGATCTTCATCTTCGTGCGGCTGCTTCGGACATCAAGAGCCATGGAGCTGGAGAAATCGGGGCCCATTTCGAGGTCTACGAACTTCTCTTTGAGCTTCAGGGTTGACATGGCCAGCTCCAACTCGAAGGCCGCCTTGTTGCAGAAAGAAGCAAGGCAGCAAGATCCTTACGGTATATTTGACACCGAAGAATCTATTCCAAGGGACATAGGGCCTTACAAGAACTTGGTCATGTTCACTTCTAGTCATTTGGATCCCAAATGCATCTCCAACTCTAGCTCTGTTCCTTTGCTACAAAGGCTGAG GATTTTAATGAACAGTCTCCAGAAAGTAGATCTGAGATCGTTGAGTTACCAGCAAAAGCTAGCTTTTTGGATCAACATGTACAATGCTTGtatcatgcat GGATTTCTCCAATATGGAGTGCCTTCTAGCCCTGAAAAACTGCTTGCCCTAATCAACAAG gCAACGCTCAGCATTGGAGGAAATACCATCAATGCTCATGCCATCGAACATTTTATTCTTCGAAAGCCAGAATCTTCAATCTTAAAAGAG GTTTACCGCAAGGCAgataaagaagataaagaagcaaTGGTTCGCCAGCTTTACGGACTGGAGTCGTTGGATCCCAACATCACGTTCGCCCTGTGCTGCGGAACTCGCTCTTCTCCGGCA GTGAGGATATACACAGCCGAAGGCGTGGTGGCGGAGCTGGAGAAATCAAAGCTGGAATACCTGCAAGCTTCGATCATGGTAATGGTGACCACGAGCACGAAGCGGATCGCTCTCCCGGAGCTTCTGCTCCGGAACATGCACGACTTCGCGCCGAACATCGACTCTTTGCTGGAGTGGCTGTGCCACCAGCTTCCGACGTCTGGCTCGCTCAGAAAATCCATGGTGGATTGCTTTAGAGGCCTCGCCAACGGCAAGGACGTTTCCGCTATCGTCGAGAAGATTCCCTATGATTTTGAGTTTCAGTATCTCTTATCCATATAA